The nucleotide window AAACGTCCTTCCTGATTTCTTGTTACGTTATGCATAAAGTGATTTTCGCATGCAGAATCTTCTCCGGTAAAAGGGGTTTTGCTATTCCTGTAACCTTCAATTGACCAAAATGATTGCAACTGCTTGTCAGTATCACTAACGGTTGTTAGACAACAATGAGTTTCAACATTAACGGATGGTGAATTTGGCAAGGAACCAGAAATTATCCAACCAAATGTAGTTTTCTGTAGCACAATACTGCTATTTTTGAGTCTAAATTGACCCACAcacaataaatcaaagaaaatttctGCCCTAATTAAAATGTGAATTCTTTGAGGCCGATTAAATAAAGGATCTGCCAACATGACGTTTTACGGAATTTTCCAGTCTGAAGTGTTAACCCTTGTGTTTGGAAGCAACTGTGTGATTTTTGGTAAGACATGAAAATCAAGCTGAGTCCTAAAATTTGAATTCCTGAATTTCATTAACACAATGCTGGGCAGCTGTATTAATGGACCCAATGCCGGCTACAGATGTTTCAGCCTTTCTCTTAGGAAGTTTGAACTCCTGAGAGAGAGATTGACTCATGATGTTGATTGAGGACCCCGAGTCAAGCAGTGCACGGCATGTAATGAAATGACCAAATCTGTCTAATATTTCTATTATGGCAGTGGATAATAAGTTCTGTTTTTGAGATatatgtttgtcaatagagtgactgacaatttcaacatttttactttgtatttggtTTGGATTGTCACTTGGCATATCTGCACGGATTGATTCTGCCTTAGTATTAGATGTCGATGGATGTAAAAGCGAATTGTGTCTTTGAAAGCATATTTTTCACATGCTGATTAGCTTGCAATCCTTTCTCATGTGTCCAGATCGCAAACAGTTGAAACATAAGTTAACCTTCTTTACGTGATCcatcttttcatttaaattcatttctatgAAGGTAGGacagttatattttatgatattttttacacAAGGAACAGTTTGAGTTGGTATTTTGAGTAGCTAAGAAAGTAGGTTTGCTACTTGTAATGTTAGGATTATAGCTCTTCAATTGAtgggtattttttaattgtgatgacTTTGAATTTGTTCGAGCCTGAACCAAAATTTGCTTTTTCACACTGCTATTAGCTATTGCCTCTAATACGTGGGAACATTTATCTAGAAACTCTGTAAATTCTTTAAAGGTTGGAATTTTATTTGGTATGGCCGTCATTTGCCATTTCTTACTTGTATTGTAATGTAGTTTAGAAGATAACACGTGGCTTAATAAGGAATCCCAATGTTCTATTAGTTGTTTCAGGGCAGAAAGCACCTTTAAGTGGGCGTTTGTATTGCCAAGAAGATGCCTAAGGGTAGAGCTAGATTCCCTTCAAATATTTTGctgatcaaaaatgttttaatgcgTCGTTCAACGATAACTCTTTCGTTTTGAAATCTGCTAACTAATAAATCCCACGCCTCCTTATAACTATGAGAACTTAGGTCGACTGCATCTATTATTTTTGCAGCGGTACCTCCCTTAAGAGATTGACGGAGATAGTATAATTTTTGAACATCGTCTATACAGTATTTTTGTCAATGATTGCCGTGAAGAGTTTCTTGTATGAGTCCAGTCTTCGTACAAACCGGAAAAGATTGGAATATCAAGCTGCGGAAGCCTTATTTGAGGGACCGCGTAAGATTCCTTCACGGATGGAACGCTAGCATTAGTAGAAAAATCATTACTGGTGTTTGCGGCAGCGAGAACAACCGCTTCGGCTTTACtgataatattatagaatttgtCTTCAAATTATGGTCTTTCAACCTCTGAGTCTAAGGGTTTCTGTTGGATTGCTTTCAATAAAATAATCCTCAATTTGATATGCTATATCCTAAATGCTATTAAATTCAACTATTAAGTTTTTCGTTCTTTCTACTCTTATTTGCAATTCAGCAAATAATGACCGATCGGCCtgaaatctcaacaaaaaaatgcTTCAAATCTGGTTAAATTGTCCTTTATACGGCCCCCGTTGGGCAATCAATAAATCAGGTTTTGCCATTTGAGTTGAATCGTGTTGACATAAGCgaagaataacaataatgataacaatcataaaagaataataataaataacaataataataataatgatctaaaattaaattaaatattgagttCGTTTACGCTTGAAAACTCCACTGATGTATAcagttgataataaaaataaggtcTATAATAGTTacatgaatacataaataaaactagatTACTCTCTTGCGAATGATAGCTTGAAAATTCCAAACATGTGAATCGTCGCAACAATTTTTCAACACTTCCCGGATTTCAGCACCAAATAATGTTGGGGAACAAATGAATCCCACTTTTAGAGTTCAATTGTATAAACACACTTTATTGAAACACATCTTGTATTGAATTGAATTACAACTTAACTGAACTGAATATAATGTATTGTATTAACTGTTTGTAACCAATGTATGTTTACTATATGAATTCCACATTTGAACTGGCCCGTCAGTTTTATGTTTGAACTGGCCCATTTGCTGTATGTGTTGTTTCATTAGTTGTCCGCAGAGCAGCACTCATCAACACACCTTTGTTGCTGCTTTATTCAGTAGTGTTAAtcattctttttagttttatttatatgtcaTTAACTGTTAACTACtgtcttgaaaaataatttgtaattgataaatgcaatatctttttttaactggTTACTATTAGGACAATACATAATCTCCAATTCTTTTCATGATTCTTCTTCTCTATTAATTTGAAGTAAGGTTGTGTTACTCTGTTTGTTAAATTGTTTACAGATTATATATGCTGCCAATGATCTTTCTAGAAAAACTatcataacagaaaaaatatttaaccatgTATATCTCTAGGgttactatatatttatacaacttttttttattcaaaaactttaaCAGGTTTAATGTATGAAGATCAACAGGTTGGAGGTTTGAGTTATTAGTATTTGTATAGAAGCTATACAGATAAGATTAACATCTTTTGTACCCCATTCAGGACTGGATTAACCAATAGATAAATGTCTAGGCCTGTAATTCAAAGGGATCCggtttcagtaaaagaaaaataaataatacatttaaaaacatatgtatatatatatttttttaaatatttaacagtgtagaatattatgttattatttttaaataatacaaataaatgccATCATATTAATtgatgaagtaataaaatttgattaatgtcACTGGTGGATCCAAGAGGGTCATGGCTTCCATGTCCCTTGGCCCCAGCCAAGggaccaaattaaattaacataggTGGCATATTAACCTCTACGGGGCCCTATAACTACTTGGAGGttaaaatggtatataaaaataaaaaacacataagtaatacctttaaaattaaaaaaaatgcaaaaacaataaaaaatatatatttttaaaaaataaaacaaaaatatgagatttttttgttttttgtatttttctggtGGCAAAAAGGGAGTTTCCCTACTAcccttcaatttttgtttgaagttgtCCGCACTTTATATAAATagtcaacaaatttaattttcatcttggGTGTAGCTCTTAATTTGTTGCCAACTGTATTTTACATGAATCAATAGATTCTTGTAAAGTATAGTTGGCGAACAACCagtctttaaaattttcattgtttctgtGATGTGTATGCTGAAATacatttcagttacaaaaaattatacaaattcttCCACAtgaatctgtaaaatttatattttatttattaaattagatcaaagttttcatttttcaagcAATTTAGTTAATGCtaatgcagattaaaaaaaaaaacaaaaaaaacgtggAGATTGTTGAAACTATATTTAGTACTctgataaaacagaaaaactgaaGTTTAGGAAGTCTATCAAATCtgaaaaggataaaattaatcTGTGTCATAAAGTAAACCAGAAGAGAAAGGAATACtaagaagaatgttttttttttttatttaaagactgataaaaaatttaaagctttgATAAAATTAGTAACAGAAACAGGATTCACAAATGATTGAGCTGGAGCTGtatgttaaaatgaataaaaactctTCACTGGTATCATGCAAGAAGCTAAACAGCTCTTTAGTAACTACATTGATTTCCTTGATTCTTAATAGTAAAACAGGTTGATTATTTCTGATGTGGTGTTGAAATTAATTACCTCCCAAAAATATATAACCCGTTTATCAAATGTTACTAATCATTTCCAAAATAAATGTTCTCACTTCTGTTTAGAAAAACAGTTTGTAAAACGAATTTAATAGATTACAGCAACCAccatagttttcatttaaaatattttaaaataaaattatttgtatttagttttggaacataatcttatattttcagtttatttcaataaacatttaacactaccctttatttttatctgacatatattataaaaattatattttatgtaacaggCTTGAACTAATGAACCTTATTAATATTGCATATTTATCTAATTGCTTGAGGTAAAATACAATCCTTCAATGTTATATATAGTTACATCCTTTATGTTAAAAGTCAAAATCTGACCATTTATATCAAATATTGGCtactgttgtaaaataaataaataaataaataaaataattgaccaATCACTTATGCCTTTTAAAGGAAGACCTTCAAATCTCTGAGGAACaagcaattattttttgcatttgacactgttctttaaaaataaagctgGAGCTTAAAAATAAAGAGCAGTGttaaatggttattgaaataagttTAGCTATATGTAGGTAAaatgttttgttgtaaattaacaagAGATCAAATCTCTTTGTCTAATAAAGGTGGTATTTACATTTAGGTTTTCATGGTGAGAAAGTCTATTACAGTGGAATTTGCTTTGTATTCAAATCCATCTACATTTCTGtcccttaatgaatttttttctcaataaaagagaatttaactaaaaaaatttagtaaaatctgTTCATGGATCTCATAAAATGTTTGCTAATGCAGTGGATTATTGTATGGAAATTATGAATATGTCTATGGAGTGAACATTATGACAGAGAATTAATTTGTTGAGAAATATTAACTAGATTACTTATTCATAGCAATGagggatattattttaataataactgatcctatattcatttttccatttaattgttGATATTTCTTTAGAATTAGAATgcattttttatgctgaatcttaaaatgaaatcatttttttcttcatcactctcagatttttagttatgaccctttaaaatattgagaaacttcttaaataatagaatacaaaaataataattactattaaaattcctacctttatttgcagacatttacgtttatattaattctttttttcttattttcctcttctgttcagtgaagtcttcttttttttatcatccagcagtatattcatcatagattcatcccatctgccttgataatgttGTTCTATCTGCagtatatcttggtggaacctttctccttgtttgtTGCTGATTTCATCTGAGTTTGAAAAGTCCagatgagaatataaaaaaataattttcagtgacattctgcagcctaaatttttatagttcatttataagctgatcttggttttcagcttttttgtttccaacaAGACCAgtaatgacttccatgctgctagttttttaggattcagtttggtgttaaacatattttcataaattaattttctattttgtggCCTGATgaataattgtgttttttaaattggCTTCACTTAGTTGTGagaaaacctcagctaaatatttaaagccatttccatcttttatctaatttttttacaaaattcttcatcagtcCTAGTTTTAcctgtagaggtggtaaaataatacgatctgcttaaaagagaaaattgaaaacattttcctttcctggcgtaaaccgatttctttttggccagtatTTAACTGTGTAGTATCTATATGTAGCCTGACACAAGAAATACATGTACTTTGTAAAGTCACTGTAGAGACTGAAAAGAAGCTTTATCGTTTTCATGTTAGCAATGATTCACCATGAGTGTTCATGATACttgatagcttttaaaatttttgacatactttcatatgtttctttcatttttacagcATCTGCTACCGATATAGAGTTAACTTGTTCAAGTAATACAACAACACTGCCttaaagcttctttttgatgagtctataaataaacactgatgatgaataacatattcactttacagttcagacattagcctcCTAACATGGCAGGAACAAATCAAACCATCTCTCTAATAaatttagtatccttgtttagtGGATTTTGTTCTTTAAGACATGAATAGAGGAGTTTTGCATGTTGTTTCAACAAACACAAGTCATGAATTTGGTTGCTCAGTTTTGTTtatgtgatgaggtgaggttcagtatttgattcttctggaatataattaattgaagctgaggattca belongs to Lycorma delicatula isolate Av1 chromosome 1, ASM4794821v1, whole genome shotgun sequence and includes:
- the LOC142317651 gene encoding uncharacterized protein LOC142317651, with amino-acid sequence MLADPLFNRPQRIHILIRAEIFFDLLCVGQFRLKNSSIVLQKTTFGWIISGSLPNSPSVNVETHCCLTTVSDTDKQLQSFWSIEGYRNSKTPFTGEDSACENHFMHNVTRNQEGRFIVTLPTKLNITLLGNSRDAAIKRFYQLEKRLGRNEALREQYIEFMEEYKSLYEFI